From one Flavobacteriales bacterium genomic stretch:
- a CDS encoding polyprenyl synthetase family protein yields the protein MKKTFVDYIQFYKEQLTQYAFVKQPETLYAPIDYIMNLGGKRIRPCMALLFGEAYGIDKNAVLPLAHSIEIFHNFTLVHDDIMDEAPLRRGKETLHTKWNLNTAILSGDSMMIMAYQELLKLEVNNLKEILNYFNATALKVCEGQQDDMDFEKLEIVSLDAYLEMIKNKTAVLLAASMKLGAMVAKAEESELESIETYGTKIGLAFQLRDDFLDVYGDQEVGKQKAGDILSNKKTALYLYALEQSNEEDRNTLLELYRTHDMNDHKKVETVINIFNKYGIPEYVDGLTSKLLQDSNDLVRKLDIDEHYKEILIALNQSIISRNS from the coding sequence ATGAAAAAAACTTTTGTTGACTATATCCAATTCTATAAAGAACAACTGACTCAATATGCTTTTGTAAAGCAACCAGAAACACTCTACGCTCCTATTGATTATATCATGAACTTGGGAGGAAAACGTATCAGACCTTGTATGGCTCTGTTGTTTGGAGAAGCTTATGGGATTGACAAAAATGCTGTTTTACCCCTCGCTCACTCCATTGAGATTTTTCATAATTTCACTTTAGTCCATGACGATATTATGGATGAAGCTCCACTAAGAAGAGGAAAAGAAACACTGCATACCAAATGGAATCTAAATACGGCGATTCTTTCGGGTGATAGTATGATGATTATGGCTTACCAAGAATTATTAAAATTGGAGGTTAATAATCTAAAAGAAATCCTGAATTATTTTAATGCAACTGCTCTAAAAGTTTGCGAAGGTCAGCAAGATGATATGGATTTCGAAAAGCTAGAAATTGTCTCTCTTGATGCTTACCTAGAAATGATCAAGAACAAAACAGCGGTTCTCTTGGCTGCCTCTATGAAACTAGGTGCCATGGTTGCGAAAGCGGAGGAATCTGAACTTGAATCTATTGAAACTTATGGGACAAAAATAGGCTTGGCTTTCCAGCTCAGAGACGATTTCCTTGATGTTTATGGTGATCAAGAAGTAGGAAAACAAAAAGCTGGAGACATTCTTTCTAATAAAAAAACGGCACTTTATCTCTATGCCTTAGAACAATCTAATGAAGAGGATCGTAACACTTTATTAGAACTCTACCGCACTCATGATATGAATGATCATAAGAAGGTGGAAACGGTCATCAACATTTTTAATAAATATGGAATTCCAGAATATGTAGATGGATTGACTTCTAAGCTTCTTCAAGATTCCAATGATTTGGTAAGAAAACTTGATATCGATGAACACTACAAAGAGATCCTAATAGCGCTCAATCAATCAATTATTAGTAGAAATTCATGA
- a CDS encoding WbqC family protein: MNLFSTAYFPPIAFFLAAINHREIHLEGKEHYSRKSYRNRCEIAGAQGLISLSVPVEKNSRTPVDQIKISYKEDWQSDHLKSMVSAYQSSPFFYFYQEEFSQLLSDKYENLFEMNLLILKWLFEKLGLKISIKITEDFIPMKSKNIEQDYRFSFFPKNRNTFKLPFYQQVFFDKNDFIGNLSILDLLFCKGPQALEYLRKIQNNITYTNKHIFPTEKNKSPL, from the coding sequence ATGAACCTTTTTAGCACCGCATACTTCCCTCCTATCGCTTTTTTTTTGGCGGCAATAAATCATCGAGAAATTCACCTTGAAGGCAAGGAACATTATTCTCGAAAATCTTATAGAAATAGATGTGAAATTGCAGGAGCTCAAGGACTCATTTCACTCTCTGTTCCTGTTGAAAAAAATAGTAGAACCCCTGTGGATCAAATAAAAATCAGCTATAAAGAAGACTGGCAATCTGATCATCTAAAAAGCATGGTTTCAGCTTATCAATCATCACCTTTTTTTTATTTTTATCAAGAGGAATTCTCTCAATTGCTTTCAGATAAATACGAAAATTTGTTTGAAATGAATCTTTTGATTTTGAAATGGTTGTTTGAAAAATTAGGATTAAAAATCTCCATTAAAATTACTGAGGATTTTATCCCCATGAAGAGTAAAAACATTGAACAAGATTATCGTTTTTCTTTTTTTCCTAAAAATCGAAACACCTTTAAGCTCCCCTTCTATCAACAAGTTTTTTTTGATAAAAATGATTTTATTGGAAACTTATCGATTCTAGATTTATTGTTTTGCAAAGGACCACAAGCCTTGGAGTATTTACGGAAAATCCAGAATAACATCACCTACACAAATAAGCATATTTTCCCGACAGAAAAAAACAAAAGCCCTCTTTAG